The sequence below is a genomic window from Monodelphis domestica isolate mMonDom1 chromosome 2, mMonDom1.pri, whole genome shotgun sequence.
AAATGTTAATTATTGCCTtcaaaggcagaaagaggaaaaaaaatcttcattttaagtCCTCTTAAAGCTTTCCTGTTTACAGCTTAGCTTGCTGCTTAGCCTCGCTTGGCACACCTCACTGGAGCCCCACACTAGCATCTTCACTGCACACCTGCTTCTTGAGGATGCTATTAATAGAGTGAAAAGAATGATTTAGTTTATGAGCTGATTTTCTTGAAAAATTCATACATAACAATTAGGTggtagtttcttctttttaagaagggggaggggagaggcttCAGAACCCTCTCCCAACCCCACTCTCAGTTTCTAAACTTAAAAGTTTAATTGCCTAGACTGGATTGAAGGGGGGTGGTCAGGCAAGCAGCTGGAAGTGTGGGTCGGGGTAGGGGAGGTGTGCCTCACTAGGAAGAGGTCTGGAAGAAATTTAGAAATGCAGTGTGATCCACTACCAGCATTCCAAGGACTAGTTAAAAAATTCTTCCTTGATTTGTTCTGCCCAGTTTTGGAGGGATGAAGGAAaacatgggattttttttttccagtttggggAAATTTTAGGACTTTTCATTTTGCAAGAATTGGGCATTCGATTTCTTGTAGGCTATTTTCCGGTCCCCCtccccacttttccctctttttgaagACTCTTAAAATGGACAGCTACAGCTGTAGCTTGGGTGAGTTTTATGCCAACTTAATGTGCgctttttttctgattctctccTCTTTGTGCCTCGTTTAGGGCCGAGATCTACGAGGCCCCTTCAGCAGGGAAGGGCTACAGAAAAGACTGGCCACCAACCACTGGTCCCCGCCGGGCATCGAAGCCTCGCTCGACTTTGCCCTCTAGCGTCCAGCTGGGGAAGTGCTGCATTGGGCTCCTGCAGGCCCTTTCCTGGCACTATGGGCTCCACCAGTGTGCCATCGGTCAAGGCCTTTCCCAGCTCGGTCTCTGACTATGTCAACTATGACATAATCGTCAAGCATTACAACTACACGGGAAAGCTGAACTCCAGCGCGGAGGGCGGCCTCAAAGTGACCTCGGTGTTATTCATCCTTATCTGCTGCTTCATTATTCTGGAGAACATTTTTGTCCTCTTGACCATCTGGAAAACCAAGAAGTTCCATCGGCCcatgtattatttcattggaAATTTAGCCCTGTCGGACCTTCTGGCAGGGGTGGCTTACACAGCCAACCTCCTCCTTTCCGGGGCCACCACCTACAAACTAACCCCAGCACAGTGGTTCCTACGGGAGGGTAGCATGTTCGTGGCCCTCTCGGCCTCAGTGTTCAGCTTGCTGGCCATTGCCATTGAGCGCTACATCACCATGCTCAAGATGAAGCTGCACAATGGAAGCAACAGCTTCCGCTCCTTCCTGCTCATCAGTGCTTGCTGGGTCATCTCACTGATTTTGGGAGGCCTGCCCATCATGGGCTGGAACTGCATTGGCTACCTACACAGCTGCTCCACTGTATTGCCCCTCTATCACAAGCACTATATTCTTTTCTGCACCACTGTGTTCACCTTGCTCCTCCTCTCCATTGTCATCCTCTACTGCCGGATCTATTCCCTGGTCAGGACTCGGAGCCGTCGGCTGACCTTCCGCAAGAACATTTCCAAAGCAAGCAGGAGCTCGGAGAAGTCGCTAGCGCTCCTCAAGACGGTTATCATTGTCCTGAGCGCCTTCATCGCCTGTTGGTCCCCTCTCTTCATCCTGCTCCTTCTGGATGTGGGCTGCAAGGTGAATACGTGTAAAATTCTCTACAAGGCGGAGTATTTCTTGGTGTTGGCGGTTCTCAACTCAGCCACCAACCCCATCATTTACACGCTCACCAACAAGGAGATGCGGAGAGCCTTTGTCCGCATCATGTCTTGCTGCAAGTGCCCCAGCCGGGACTCGGGGGCCAAATTCAAGCGGCCCATCATTGGTGGCATGGAGTTCAGCCGCAGCAAATCCGACAATTCTTCCCATCCACAGAAAGACGACGGCGACAACCCAGAGACTATCATGTCCTCTGGGAACGTTAATTCCTCTTCCTAAAACTGAATTCTGCTGCAGGCCTACAGGGGGTGCTGTGCTGACGCCTCCCCCTCCTAACCCCACGCTTTTTGGGAAAGTTCGAGCAGAGCTCTAGGGTGTGAtccaaccccacccccaccccgacGGGTGGTGCCACAGGGCCctaggaagtgagggagggacggagggagaaaaggaagagccAAAAAAGCCAGCGTGGTAGTGCTGGTTGGGCGGTGGGGAGTCCACACGAACAATGCACCGGGAAGGGTGGAGCTCTGTCCCAGAGAGACAGACTGTCCTGGCTCGGAATATGTTTCCTCCCTGGAACTTGTTTTGACTTTGCACTGAGCCTGACTAAGGTCTAACATTGTCAGGCTCCTGAAGGTTTCAACTGGCTACTTCTTGAAGTCTTGATCAATGTCCCTATGTGAAAGTGTCTGTTTGGGTCTTTGGGCTTTCCtttgttggggatggaatacatGAAAGAGAAGTTGGTTTCCTTTGCCCTAGTTTCTGTCAAAAAGATTTGTggccccctcctctctctcccaagCGACTCTCCCTTTCCCCGCCACCTCTACCCATGTAattcccttcctccatccttcctcTACTGTCCCCCGTTCCAGGATTTTCCATTACTGTGTTAGCTCCTTTTCTTTCCATAGGGTGAGGAGGAGGGGATGGGAGCACACCACCCCTGGGCTGGGCCAGCTGCAGTAGTCCCCCTACAGTCACCTGTGAGGAAGCTGAGATGGCTTTTAGATGTCATGTAATAACAGTTGCTGAGTCCAAAGTCAAAGTTCAAGCTTTAGCCGAGCTAAAGTAGAATTTGATTGGAGCCaggtttgttattgttttgtttttaggggCTATTTCTTGGTATCTTAATGACATGAGTTGCCTTACCTAGCTCCTGTGGTTGAAAGCTGGAAGGAAAAGGTCCAGTTTATCTAAACTTTAGTTTTTTTGAGGGAGGTTTTTTGAGGATCCAACCTTTGACCCCAATATCctagaaaggattaaaaaaactgaCAAATGGAAGTGTTCTTTGAATGCTATGATCcaccagatatctctctgacttctaAATGCCCTTGCCTAACACTTGGGATATCTGACCTTTGGCACCTAAGTCGATGTTTTGTTGTATTTCAGAGGGTTCCTGGGCTTTTGAATGGAGAAGTGTTGGTGTTTTATCGATTTGTGTTCAATTTACTTTCCAAGTTCTTTGAATGTATTTGTTTCtgcatcttttgtttttactggATTTCCCCCCTAACCTGTGTTAACAGTTGAATGTGCACACATGTTAACAAGATGCAGGTCCTCTGTGCCCTAGAGCATTACTGTAACAGACAGGGACACTTCAGGTAGCTCCCTCAAAACACCCCATTACTATACAGTTACTGGGGAGGTGTAGAAATATGGTTTTgtaaaaagagtaaaataaaaatatatctctgCATCTGTAGTATGGTTTCCAGTGCAATTAAAATGAagattttcttgttttgttttgtttttaagatagtATTTAAAAGGTATCTGACTTTTATGATTCAATTTGCACATAGCTTTATCTACTTTTAAACATTaataaactgatttttaaaaaaaagataccatTGCCAAGagtattttttcttatagatACTGTCCATGTGGTTTAATGTTTGCTTTTTCCCTCTTAATATGAAAGTTATGGTAAAGATTTCATCATTACttcttttaaaagcctttttattgataacttcaggcataaaaaaaataattgtggcTCCATCTGAAACCACCAGATTTTCTGCAGGAAGGGGAACTTCAATATGTTAACAATGAAGAGTAGAAAAGAATGAGGTAATTACCGACCTTGGAAATACCACAGTAGCAAAAAACATGCATTTTAATGAATTGTTGGGGATTTGAAGTAagaaatgtactttttttttaaacttgtcaGGACCTAGTAGAGAACTCCCTCTAACCATGCAGACCTCCAACTCTCCTGCAATTTACAATCTTAAAGGACTTATAAGTgacatctgaggttggatttgatccTGGGTCTTCTTGACCTGAAGCCAGTACTTTATCTAGCTTGACCAAGGTTTCTTAATCTGTTTTTGTCTCATGGACCACTTTGATAGTCTGGTAAAAACTGGagttctcagaataatgtttttaaatacaaagaatttaatacataagattacaaaggtaACCAATAACACTGAAGTATAATTGTTAAACTATTAAAAAGGAAAGTTCATGgaacccaggttaagaacttcctgttctaaatTATTCTGCCTCTCAAAAGGAAAATGCCATGGATTATAGATGCATTATGACATTTAATACTGCTTGAGTTGAAAAACATCAATGCAGTAGTAAAATCTGAGTTTTAAAGTAATGGAATGTAactgaataactaaattaatttgggaTATAGATAATAGGAGGTGTTTGGAAATACTGGGGATGGAGGACCTAGAAGATTTATATAGTGCACTTTGAGATTCTGAGGAGTCTACAGCCTAAACGTgatatttttgttgtcattcagttgttttagtcatgtctgattcttcatgactccatttgggattttcttggcaaagatactggaggaatgttttgccatttccttctccatcattttacagatgaagtaattaaggcaaacaggattatgtgacttgcctagggtcccacagctaataaacatgcctgaggccagatttgaacttcagtcttcttgactctaggccaggcattctatccacttgtTTGTCATATGATGTGTTGGATAATCATTATGTCAGCTGGATTTATTCTGTGTCTAACTTGGTTTTTCCTAGCTGCTTCTACTCAATCCACCAAGCAGAAGAACCCTGAAGATGGATGCTAGAAGACATGAGATGTGCAGTGCCTTTTTTCCGAATAGTTACTGTTACCTTCACaaactgaaaaatggaaggagTATGGCAAAAATCAGATTATTCTGATAGTTTCTTTCTCACTtgctctcttctcactctctccccttttctttctttctcttgttcactttttctcttgatctcttcctcttttcctatcAAAATCTggacttgaacccaaggcttTTTGATTCTAAGTCCTATTATGTATGCCACCCAGCCTCTGTAATCATTCATCGTAGTCTTCATGCTTTGGTTATCTGGaatgtagttttagaaagaccAAACTTAATAATATGTAATCTAGAGAATTTAAGTTAGCCTGTTTGgctctctctcatcctttctaTTGTTATTACTCTGAAAGGTAGTGCTTTCAAGTTCCATTGAGTGTGTACAGGACACAGTTGGGACATAAAGATAAACCTTACCTTATACAGTATATGTCATTTCTATGTAAGGTTAACTGTGGGAAACAGGAGCCCATTCACTGAGGAAGGCCTTAGGTCACAACCTTCAGCTTCctgaaggaaatgccaaaaaTGCCCTGAAGACAAAAGACTGGAAACAGACTGGAatgtctctccatctgtctgcTGGGACAGACGGAAGGAATGATTTCATGTATACTCACTTCCTAGGGTTTTAATTACTGTGTTCAACAGAATGGAAAAGTATGTCCAATCTGTAGCTGTGGGGAAGATAAAATCCTGAGCATTTGGGCTTACCTTCAGGATAGCAGTGGCGTGCTAGGGATAGGTTGGACGGGAAAGGGTGCGGCAGTGGTGATGGAAATGGAGAAGATTGGTAATAGGGGAGATGACCTCAGGAGCCCATCTGTGAGCACATCATCTGGTTGTCTGGGTGCACTCTCAGAAATCTCACTTCCTGGAAACTCAAGTCAGTGTACCTTATTCCAAAAGAGCTATGTAGTTACTGAACTGTGGCATTCTTGGGTAGATCTGTGGCAAAGCATTAGTTCCTGCCAAAAACTAGAAGACATGGAAGAAgccttgtttgtttctttcctagTATGAACATTTGGTTTGACTTCACCCTACTTTAGagtttaaatatgaaaaagaaaaactcactAATCTTGCATTTGTACCAAAAAGTTTACACATATCTTGCTTCAAAAAGCAACTTTTAAAGGACTGAATAGAAAATAATCATAAATTGGGAAtcttatttttatgatattaatCTTAGGCTAGAGATAATTCTAGTCTTGGCTACTACATTGGTTTCTCTGCTTCTGGTTTTTCCCTCCCTCTAGTCCATCTTCTTACCCAGCTTCCAAAGTATATTCCTAAAACACCAATCCAACTGTGCCATTTCCATACTCAGAAATCTTCTGTGGCTCATTATCTCCAGGGTGATATACAAAATCCTTAGCCtgcatttaaagccctccaaAATCTGGTACCCTCAttcctttaaaaagttttattgatgccttttgttttcacattacTTCATTTCTAGATAT
It includes:
- the S1PR1 gene encoding sphingosine 1-phosphate receptor 1; this encodes MGSTSVPSVKAFPSSVSDYVNYDIIVKHYNYTGKLNSSAEGGLKVTSVLFILICCFIILENIFVLLTIWKTKKFHRPMYYFIGNLALSDLLAGVAYTANLLLSGATTYKLTPAQWFLREGSMFVALSASVFSLLAIAIERYITMLKMKLHNGSNSFRSFLLISACWVISLILGGLPIMGWNCIGYLHSCSTVLPLYHKHYILFCTTVFTLLLLSIVILYCRIYSLVRTRSRRLTFRKNISKASRSSEKSLALLKTVIIVLSAFIACWSPLFILLLLDVGCKVNTCKILYKAEYFLVLAVLNSATNPIIYTLTNKEMRRAFVRIMSCCKCPSRDSGAKFKRPIIGGMEFSRSKSDNSSHPQKDDGDNPETIMSSGNVNSSS